One genomic segment of Terriglobia bacterium includes these proteins:
- a CDS encoding ABC transporter permease, whose protein sequence is MSAATAARVVMKIRRSSTFREPVTIALESLWAHKLRSFLTLLGVIIAVTALIGVVSAVNGLNTYVAERLANFGVNVFYVARFPIITNAKDFLEARRHNRKLDLDDFEYLRSHMVLADEVGAQDWRTKDVRAGNQNIDDVTIRGATPNIIDLSTDKIARGRFFSETEYQHRVSVAVIGNDLAERFFQSVDPLGKTILVGGVPFEVIGVAEKNGTAFGQSQDNFVYVPMTAVLKSWGQEGPDTSGLWVAVKSSSPAVMEQAKDQARAFMRARRHQDFNDKDAFGIISSESVTGLWNQIFGGLANASIGIVSIFLVIGGVVIMNIMLASVTERTHEIGLRKSVGARKRDILMQFVVESSVMAAMGGLFGVVLAVLVTQIVRGLTAMPMRTPLSVVFFALAVSTVVGLFFGLWPALKAAKLDPVVALRAEL, encoded by the coding sequence GTGTCTGCCGCAACCGCAGCCCGGGTAGTGATGAAGATCAGGCGGTCCTCTACCTTTCGCGAGCCGGTCACCATTGCGCTGGAAAGCCTGTGGGCGCATAAGCTGCGCTCGTTTCTCACCCTGCTGGGCGTCATCATCGCCGTCACCGCGCTCATCGGCGTGGTCTCGGCCGTCAACGGGCTGAACACCTACGTCGCCGAGCGCCTCGCCAATTTCGGTGTCAACGTCTTTTACGTTGCCCGCTTTCCCATCATCACCAACGCCAAGGATTTCCTCGAGGCGCGCCGCCACAACCGCAAGCTCGATCTCGACGATTTCGAGTACCTGCGCTCTCACATGGTCCTGGCGGATGAGGTCGGGGCGCAGGACTGGCGCACCAAGGACGTCCGCGCCGGCAACCAAAACATTGACGACGTCACCATCCGCGGCGCTACTCCCAACATCATTGATCTCTCCACCGACAAAATCGCCCGCGGCCGCTTCTTCAGCGAAACCGAGTACCAGCACCGCGTCTCGGTGGCCGTCATCGGCAACGATCTCGCCGAGCGCTTCTTCCAAAGCGTGGATCCGCTGGGCAAGACCATTCTGGTCGGCGGCGTTCCCTTCGAGGTCATCGGCGTCGCGGAAAAGAACGGCACCGCCTTCGGCCAGAGCCAGGACAATTTTGTTTACGTCCCCATGACCGCGGTTTTGAAGTCCTGGGGACAGGAAGGGCCCGACACTTCCGGCCTGTGGGTCGCCGTCAAGTCCAGTTCTCCCGCCGTCATGGAGCAGGCCAAGGACCAGGCCCGCGCCTTCATGCGCGCCCGCCGTCATCAGGATTTCAACGACAAGGATGCCTTTGGCATCATCTCCAGCGAATCCGTCACCGGGCTGTGGAACCAGATTTTCGGCGGACTGGCCAATGCCTCCATCGGCATCGTCTCCATCTTCCTCGTCATCGGCGGCGTCGTCATCATGAACATCATGCTGGCCTCGGTCACCGAGCGCACCCACGAGATCGGGTTGCGCAAGTCGGTGGGCGCGCGCAAGCGCGACATCCTGATGCAGTTCGTCGTCGAATCTTCGGTCATGGCGGCGATGGGCGGACTGTTTGGGGTGGTGCTGGCGGTGCTGGTCACGCAAATCGTCCGCGGCCTCACGGCCATGCCCATGCGGACGCCCCTCAGCGTGGTTTTCTTTGCCCTCGCGGTCTCCACCGTCGTGGGCCTGTTTTTCGGACTCTGGCCTGCCCTTAAGGCGGCCAAGCTCGACCCCGTGGTCGCGCTCCGTGCCGAGCTGTAG
- a CDS encoding OFA family MFS transporter, with protein sequence MATAMSQDTQISRWWRVVGGLSMNLALGSLYAWSLFVPQFQKDAEFKGYAPTAYALTFTIAVVVFALTFIVAGRIQDKKGPFICSAIGGILVSIGFFTSAYAHSLTALYISFGVIGGLGNGFGYATPIPVMAKWFPDRRGLAVGLAVAGYGGGSAIFGKLALNYLIPAYGWRPTFQILGVVFFVMTMIGAFLLKNPPVGYRPAGWTPAPATAKAAATTHEFTPAETLRTPAFYFMWLAYALGCSAGLMVISQLVPFFVTSLKGTGMDPKVVAGLAGTAFIVAAVGNAAGRILSGWMSDAIGRINVLRLMIAISMVAMPILYAVGGNVALLFVAIFVIYWCYGTQLSVNGSAASDFWGTKNAGINYGMLFTAWGCAGVLGPMIGAKLLASSKSFKSPFYAAAGMAAVALVCELLAKRPAVPAEAELKAAPAPARG encoded by the coding sequence ATGGCAACCGCAATGTCGCAGGATACTCAAATCAGCCGGTGGTGGCGCGTGGTGGGCGGGCTTTCCATGAACCTCGCCCTCGGCTCGCTATACGCTTGGAGCCTGTTTGTCCCACAGTTTCAGAAGGACGCAGAATTTAAGGGTTATGCCCCGACCGCTTACGCGCTAACCTTTACCATCGCAGTCGTAGTCTTCGCCCTGACCTTCATCGTCGCCGGGCGCATTCAGGACAAGAAGGGACCGTTCATCTGTTCCGCCATCGGCGGCATTCTGGTGAGCATCGGCTTCTTCACGTCCGCCTATGCCCACAGCCTGACCGCCCTGTACATTTCGTTCGGTGTCATCGGCGGGCTGGGCAACGGTTTTGGCTACGCGACACCCATCCCGGTCATGGCCAAGTGGTTCCCCGATCGGCGCGGCTTGGCAGTCGGCCTGGCAGTGGCCGGCTACGGCGGCGGCTCGGCCATCTTCGGGAAATTGGCGCTGAACTATCTCATCCCCGCCTATGGCTGGCGGCCGACGTTCCAGATCCTGGGAGTGGTTTTCTTCGTCATGACCATGATTGGGGCGTTCTTGCTGAAGAATCCGCCCGTCGGCTACCGTCCGGCAGGCTGGACTCCGGCACCCGCGACGGCGAAGGCTGCCGCCACGACGCATGAGTTCACGCCGGCAGAGACCTTGCGCACCCCGGCCTTCTACTTCATGTGGTTGGCGTACGCGCTGGGCTGCTCGGCTGGTTTGATGGTGATCAGCCAGTTGGTGCCTTTCTTTGTTACAAGCCTGAAGGGCACCGGCATGGATCCCAAGGTGGTCGCAGGGTTGGCGGGTACGGCGTTCATCGTGGCCGCCGTAGGCAACGCTGCCGGACGTATTCTGTCCGGCTGGATGTCGGACGCCATCGGCCGCATCAACGTGCTGCGCCTGATGATCGCCATTTCCATGGTGGCCATGCCCATCCTGTACGCGGTGGGCGGCAACGTGGCGCTGCTGTTCGTGGCGATCTTCGTCATTTATTGGTGCTACGGGACGCAGTTGTCGGTCAACGGCTCTGCCGCTTCCGACTTCTGGGGCACCAAGAACGCGGGCATCAACTACGGCATGCTGTTCACCGCCTGGGGCTGCGCAGGTGTCCTCGGCCCCATGATCGGGGCGAAGCTGTTGGCTTCAAGCAAGAGCTTCAAGTCTCCGTTCTATGCAGCGGCCGGCATGGCAGCGGTGGCGCTGGTATGCGAACTGCTCGCCAAGCGTCCCGCAGTTCCGGCTGAAGCAGAACTCAAGGCTGCGCCTGCGCCCGCTCGAGGCTGA
- a CDS encoding ABC transporter ATP-binding protein: MYYGLVPPLLALDRLKVSFPTRDGQGLLAAVREVSLTLAPSEVLGLVGESGSGKSATALAIMRLLPTEARVEGELRLEGRDLLSASSDQMRDIRGARMAMIFQEPMTALNPVMRVGDQIAEAVLAHRSVDRRPSTVDGKNGAGRLTKSEAWTRAVDAMHEVGIPEPERRSRDYPHQLSGGMRQRVMIAMAIVNRPQLLIADEPTTALDVTIQAQILDLLADLRRKFNLAMLFISHDLAVVSQVCDRVAVMYAGSIVELGPARDVFASAAHPYTRGLLHSAPTLHTDRSRALPTIEGTVPSLTSLPPGCAFEPRCGFRIPDCSRALPPLVEVAPGHLARCPVVNKSELRSQNQEVK, translated from the coding sequence ATGTACTATGGGCTCGTGCCTCCCCTGCTTGCTTTGGATCGGCTGAAGGTGAGCTTTCCGACGCGTGATGGCCAAGGCCTGCTCGCTGCCGTCCGGGAAGTCAGCCTGACGCTTGCGCCCAGCGAAGTGTTAGGGCTGGTGGGGGAATCCGGATCGGGCAAATCGGCCACGGCGCTGGCCATCATGCGACTGCTGCCCACGGAGGCTCGCGTCGAGGGCGAACTGCGGCTCGAGGGCCGCGATCTGCTCTCCGCTTCCTCCGACCAGATGCGCGACATCCGCGGCGCGCGTATGGCCATGATCTTCCAGGAGCCGATGACCGCGCTCAACCCGGTGATGCGCGTGGGAGACCAGATTGCGGAGGCAGTGCTGGCGCATCGGTCAGTCGACCGTCGACCGTCGACCGTCGACGGCAAGAACGGAGCAGGGCGACTGACAAAGTCCGAAGCGTGGACACGTGCGGTGGATGCCATGCACGAGGTCGGCATTCCGGAGCCCGAGCGCCGTTCCCGCGACTACCCGCACCAGCTCTCCGGCGGCATGCGGCAGCGCGTGATGATTGCCATGGCGATCGTGAACCGGCCGCAACTGCTGATTGCCGACGAGCCGACCACCGCGCTCGACGTCACCATCCAGGCGCAAATCCTTGACCTGCTGGCGGACCTGCGCCGGAAATTCAACCTGGCGATGCTGTTCATCTCCCACGACCTGGCGGTGGTCTCCCAAGTTTGCGACCGCGTAGCCGTGATGTACGCCGGAAGCATCGTCGAACTCGGCCCGGCGCGCGATGTATTCGCCTCTGCCGCGCACCCCTACACGCGCGGCCTGCTGCACTCCGCGCCCACGCTGCACACCGACCGTTCGCGCGCTCTGCCGACCATCGAAGGCACCGTGCCTTCCCTGACCTCGCTGCCGCCGGGCTGTGCCTTCGAACCGCGCTGCGGGTTCCGCATTCCCGATTGCAGCCGCGCGCTGCCGCCTCTGGTCGAGGTCGCGCCCGGACACCTGGCAAGGTGCCCGGTGGTGAACAAGTCAGAACTAAGAAGTCAGAATCAAGAAGTGAAGTAG
- a CDS encoding universal stress protein — MATVTAPIRITLQNILVATDFSGCAESAVKYALGMAHRYGSTLHMVHVLPEMPFVESPDPDPDRIRRSAQQRLAKMVASEAFRGIRHTETIEEGEVAQVLADLAIAEKIDLIVLGTQGRSGIGKFLLGSVAEEAFRSALCPVLTVGPHVTRGAGEAKLQHILYATDFGPESAHGVPYALSLAEENHARLTMLHVAHEPGVALPEPVPGSLPVIRPDVEVADDKQQLRDLVPRDTALWHEPEFLVQFGPPVETILAAAAQDVDMIVLGVKRPAALTKHLGGGVAYRVVCEAPCPVLTVGAQIRP, encoded by the coding sequence ATGGCAACGGTCACTGCTCCAATCCGCATTACATTGCAAAACATCCTGGTGGCCACGGACTTTTCCGGCTGCGCGGAGTCGGCGGTGAAGTACGCGTTGGGCATGGCGCATCGCTACGGGAGCACGCTGCACATGGTGCATGTGCTGCCGGAAATGCCCTTCGTGGAATCGCCCGACCCGGACCCTGACCGGATCCGGCGCAGCGCCCAACAAAGGCTCGCGAAGATGGTTGCGAGCGAAGCATTCCGGGGCATCAGGCATACGGAAACGATTGAGGAAGGTGAGGTCGCCCAGGTGCTGGCCGATCTGGCAATCGCCGAGAAGATTGACCTGATTGTGCTGGGGACGCAAGGGCGCAGCGGGATCGGGAAGTTCCTGCTGGGCTCGGTGGCGGAGGAAGCCTTCCGCTCGGCGTTATGCCCGGTCCTCACCGTCGGTCCACACGTGACGCGCGGCGCGGGGGAAGCCAAGCTGCAGCACATCCTGTACGCCACCGACTTCGGCCCGGAGTCGGCGCACGGCGTGCCGTATGCGCTGTCGCTGGCGGAGGAGAATCACGCCCGCCTCACCATGCTGCACGTCGCCCACGAACCCGGAGTGGCTTTGCCCGAACCAGTGCCCGGCAGCTTGCCGGTGATCCGCCCAGACGTAGAGGTTGCCGACGACAAGCAACAACTCCGCGATCTGGTGCCGCGGGACACCGCGTTGTGGCACGAGCCGGAATTCCTGGTGCAGTTCGGCCCGCCGGTGGAAACCATTCTGGCGGCCGCCGCTCAGGACGTGGACATGATCGTGCTCGGGGTCAAGCGGCCGGCCGCGCTGACCAAGCACCTGGGAGGAGGAGTGGCGTATCGCGTGGTCTGCGAAGCGCCATGCCCGGTGCTGACGGTCGGAGCGCAAATCCGGCCATAA
- a CDS encoding TonB-dependent receptor: MLRHLRAATPRATTLVLVILSCLPCAWAQYTVGRVEGTVMDPTGAVLAGAVVRLVNLATNASSTFVTQRDGYFVFFALPPGRYILSAEAPRLAKRSVEVAISSDQTVTRNLALPVGETHTTIEVTASEAAATTSSDAQRDITRSEAELANLPSIARNMISTVQLGTGISPTNNPRGGSTFGGGGSFVIVLGVQSGLIAANGGRARATSVQLDYTDANDWEAGGFAPGMQAITPDMLQELKILTSNFSAEYGVKSNAQVIMVTKSGTNYLHGTAYDFVQNDAWNARDYFDQTGKPSPNKQNIYGITAGGPIIKNRTFVFAGYEGRKTRGGSFTTLASVPSALARDPNRPGTNPLALDLLNRFVPAATGPDPKSNPDLGTVAVQVPSPVDNYQFVAKADHQVSDAHRISARYLQGTASFVARFPSQNTLRGFDVDDVFELRNANLSDTYVFSPKTVNELRLAYGRAIGQGSPQNGLETARFQISGLVNFGALQSVPASRVFNVFQINDVLSHLRGRHVTRVGVDLRKIQDNSINATNSRGVFTFASLSQFLAGQPSAWTQLFGNTNRGFRTGLYGFFVQDDWKVRPTLTLNAGLRWEVQGALSDAGANTSILDPRSTGTIGVAGAGPLGSFRLGGDAVAANPFNIAPRVGFAWNPHAGKLVIRGGYGIYWDSFTFSPLAASRAVPPFNYSPSLACVSAPTCQIAGGNSFQSLLNGTALIQAQTQAQLGGFGQLTNFKSVTTSDPKLANPYVQQFSFGIERQMPANSVVTIAYVGTKGTQLTRLVAINPLLQRPAPATSTADEAARLAQFQAAAGSENGVLAGGAPNWRLDPRFDQVNLHEAGGSSIYHALQVEWKKAMSHGLQFQASYTWSKSIDDASDFSPTAQANDNSFAQNTNRPQAERAVSNFDIAHRVLVTGLWRVPFFHNFRGVSKKLLDGWSFQSVNLWQTGIPATLLAGARLGIADVNLDGNLIPTGADNTRANCAANASFRFGDPSATHGFSQPLLGNDGTCGRNTIRMNHLPNFDWSLFKETTLTEGGWLGSAPLTLQLRAEAYNVFNVPFLTAQSDNWRTISSSSFGLYNAAGATRRLQLAARLSW; the protein is encoded by the coding sequence GTGCTACGACACCTACGAGCGGCGACACCGAGGGCGACGACGCTGGTGTTGGTGATTCTCTCCTGCCTGCCATGCGCATGGGCGCAATATACGGTAGGACGGGTGGAAGGCACGGTGATGGATCCGACGGGCGCGGTCCTGGCCGGCGCCGTGGTCCGGCTGGTGAATCTCGCCACCAATGCCAGCAGCACGTTTGTGACGCAGCGCGACGGTTACTTCGTATTTTTCGCGCTCCCGCCCGGCCGGTACATCCTCTCCGCGGAAGCTCCGCGCCTGGCCAAGCGTTCGGTGGAGGTAGCGATCAGCAGCGACCAGACGGTGACGCGGAACCTGGCCCTGCCGGTGGGCGAAACGCACACCACGATCGAGGTCACGGCCAGTGAGGCGGCAGCAACGACTTCCTCCGATGCGCAGCGCGACATCACGCGCAGCGAAGCCGAGCTCGCGAACCTGCCCAGCATCGCCCGCAACATGATTTCCACGGTCCAGCTCGGAACGGGAATATCGCCGACCAACAACCCACGCGGAGGCTCGACCTTCGGAGGCGGAGGCTCGTTCGTGATCGTGCTGGGGGTGCAGTCGGGTCTGATCGCCGCCAATGGCGGGCGGGCGCGCGCCACCTCGGTGCAACTTGACTACACCGACGCCAACGACTGGGAAGCCGGCGGCTTCGCACCCGGCATGCAGGCGATCACGCCGGACATGCTGCAAGAGCTGAAGATCCTGACCAGCAATTTTTCGGCGGAATACGGCGTGAAATCGAACGCGCAGGTGATCATGGTCACCAAGAGCGGGACCAATTACCTGCACGGCACCGCCTACGACTTCGTGCAGAACGACGCGTGGAATGCGCGCGACTACTTCGACCAGACGGGCAAGCCCTCCCCCAACAAGCAGAACATCTACGGCATAACGGCGGGCGGTCCGATCATCAAGAACCGGACGTTCGTCTTTGCGGGATACGAAGGGCGGAAAACGCGCGGCGGAAGTTTCACCACGCTGGCCAGCGTACCCAGCGCGTTGGCGCGCGATCCAAACCGGCCCGGCACGAATCCCCTGGCTCTCGACCTACTGAACCGGTTCGTTCCGGCGGCAACCGGACCTGACCCGAAGAGCAATCCCGACCTGGGCACGGTGGCGGTGCAGGTGCCTTCGCCGGTGGACAACTACCAGTTTGTCGCCAAGGCGGACCACCAGGTGAGCGACGCGCACCGGATCTCGGCGCGCTATTTGCAGGGCACGGCTTCCTTCGTGGCGCGGTTTCCTTCGCAGAACACGCTGCGCGGCTTTGACGTGGACGACGTGTTTGAACTGCGCAACGCCAATCTGAGCGATACCTATGTATTCAGCCCGAAAACGGTCAACGAGCTGCGGCTGGCCTACGGGCGCGCCATTGGCCAGGGATCGCCGCAGAACGGTCTGGAGACGGCGCGATTCCAGATCAGCGGGCTGGTGAATTTCGGCGCGCTGCAGTCGGTCCCGGCAAGCCGGGTGTTCAACGTGTTCCAGATCAATGACGTCCTCAGCCACCTGCGGGGGCGGCATGTGACGCGGGTGGGAGTGGACCTGCGCAAGATCCAGGACAACTCCATCAACGCGACCAACAGCCGGGGCGTGTTCACGTTCGCATCGTTGAGCCAGTTCCTGGCCGGCCAGCCGAGCGCGTGGACGCAGCTATTTGGCAACACCAACCGCGGATTCCGCACCGGCCTGTACGGATTTTTTGTCCAGGACGACTGGAAGGTGCGGCCGACGCTGACGCTGAACGCGGGCTTGCGCTGGGAAGTGCAGGGCGCGCTCAGCGACGCGGGCGCGAACACCTCGATCCTGGATCCGCGGAGCACGGGCACGATCGGGGTGGCGGGAGCGGGCCCGCTGGGGAGTTTCCGGCTTGGTGGCGACGCGGTTGCAGCCAACCCGTTCAACATCGCGCCCCGCGTCGGCTTTGCCTGGAACCCGCATGCCGGCAAGTTGGTGATCCGCGGCGGCTACGGAATTTACTGGGACTCATTCACCTTCAGCCCGCTGGCGGCGTCGCGGGCGGTGCCGCCGTTCAATTACAGCCCCAGCCTGGCATGCGTGTCGGCGCCGACTTGCCAGATCGCGGGCGGCAACAGTTTTCAGAGTCTGCTGAACGGCACGGCTCTGATCCAGGCGCAGACGCAAGCGCAGCTCGGCGGGTTCGGCCAACTGACGAATTTCAAGAGCGTTACCACGAGCGATCCCAAGCTCGCCAATCCCTACGTGCAGCAATTCAGCTTCGGCATTGAGCGGCAGATGCCGGCAAACTCGGTGGTCACCATCGCCTACGTGGGCACCAAGGGCACGCAGTTGACACGGCTGGTGGCGATCAATCCGCTGCTGCAGCGTCCCGCGCCGGCCACCAGCACGGCCGACGAAGCGGCGCGGCTGGCGCAATTCCAGGCGGCCGCGGGATCCGAGAACGGTGTGCTGGCGGGTGGCGCGCCAAACTGGAGGCTGGACCCGCGCTTCGACCAGGTGAACCTGCACGAGGCGGGCGGAAGCTCGATCTATCACGCGCTGCAGGTGGAATGGAAGAAAGCGATGTCCCACGGGCTGCAGTTCCAGGCTTCGTACACCTGGTCGAAGTCAATTGACGACGCGTCCGACTTCAGCCCGACCGCGCAGGCGAATGACAACAGCTTCGCGCAGAACACGAACCGTCCGCAGGCGGAGCGCGCGGTGTCGAACTTCGATATCGCGCACCGCGTGCTGGTGACGGGCCTGTGGCGGGTTCCGTTCTTTCATAACTTCCGGGGAGTCTCGAAGAAGCTGTTGGACGGCTGGAGTTTCCAGTCGGTGAACCTGTGGCAGACGGGCATCCCGGCGACCTTGCTGGCGGGCGCGCGGCTGGGCATCGCCGACGTCAACCTGGACGGCAACCTGATTCCTACCGGCGCCGACAACACGCGCGCCAACTGCGCCGCCAACGCCTCGTTCCGATTTGGCGATCCGAGCGCAACCCACGGATTCTCGCAGCCGCTCTTGGGGAACGACGGGACGTGCGGGCGCAACACCATCCGCATGAACCACCTGCCCAACTTCGACTGGTCGCTGTTCAAAGAGACCACGCTGACCGAGGGCGGTTGGCTGGGATCGGCGCCGCTGACGCTGCAACTGCGGGCGGAAGCCTACAACGTGTTTAACGTTCCGTTCCTGACCGCCCAGAGCGACAACTGGCGGACCATCTCCAGCTCCAGCTTCGGTTTGTACAACGCGGCGGGAGCGACGCGGCGCCTGCAGTTGGCGGCGCGTTTGAGCTGGTGA
- the msrA gene encoding peptide-methionine (S)-S-oxide reductase MsrA, whose product MSEQQTAVFGGGCFWCLEAVFARATGVKSVESGYMGGRRENPTYEQVCTGASGHVEVVRVTFDPAQITYRDLLDIFFTIHDPTTLNRQGNDSGTQYRSVIFYASDDQRRQAEQAIADLTAARAFPNPIVTAVEPAKQFYVAENYHQGYYAGNSSAPYCQYVIAPKLKKFEQKFSKKTAP is encoded by the coding sequence ATGTCCGAACAACAAACTGCCGTCTTCGGTGGCGGATGTTTCTGGTGCCTGGAAGCTGTGTTCGCCCGCGCCACCGGCGTGAAGTCGGTCGAGTCCGGCTACATGGGCGGACGCCGCGAAAATCCCACTTACGAACAGGTCTGTACCGGCGCCAGCGGCCATGTCGAGGTGGTGCGGGTCACCTTCGACCCGGCGCAAATCACCTACCGCGACCTGCTCGACATCTTTTTCACCATCCACGATCCCACCACGCTCAATCGCCAGGGCAACGATTCCGGTACGCAATATCGTTCCGTGATCTTCTACGCCTCCGACGACCAGCGTCGCCAGGCCGAGCAGGCCATCGCCGACCTCACCGCCGCGCGCGCCTTTCCCAATCCCATCGTCACCGCCGTCGAGCCCGCCAAGCAGTTTTACGTCGCCGAGAATTATCACCAGGGATATTACGCTGGGAATTCCTCCGCGCCCTACTGCCAGTACGTCATCGCCCCCAAGCTGAAGAAATTCGAACAGAAATTTTCCAAAAAGACCGCGCCCTAG
- a CDS encoding Crp/Fnr family transcriptional regulator, whose translation MRTPYGLELVESCVTCKLRKDNFFCSLSHSLLPVLDSLKLANVFPKATVLFAAGQKPAGIHIVCAGKVKLCTDGANGTSMVVKLAGPGEVLGLHACLGGTPQEFNAETVQPSHIVFVKADDFLRLLAENDEVCWQAAQFLSRYCSDAYSILRSVNAAHSSSQKLARLLLEASVIGTGTRAGIRVHLPFTHKEIAEAIGMSRETVWRKLVEFRAMGVAVLEGSVLLIRNKAALQRLAGR comes from the coding sequence ATGCGTACTCCCTACGGTCTGGAGCTCGTCGAAAGCTGCGTCACATGTAAGTTGCGTAAAGACAACTTCTTCTGTTCGCTCTCGCATTCGCTGCTCCCCGTTCTTGACAGTCTGAAGCTGGCCAACGTCTTTCCCAAGGCGACCGTGTTGTTCGCCGCCGGGCAGAAGCCGGCGGGCATTCACATCGTGTGCGCCGGCAAGGTGAAGCTGTGCACCGATGGCGCCAACGGCACGTCCATGGTGGTGAAGCTCGCCGGTCCGGGAGAGGTGCTGGGGTTGCACGCGTGCCTCGGCGGGACGCCGCAAGAGTTCAACGCGGAAACGGTGCAGCCGTCGCACATCGTGTTCGTGAAAGCCGACGATTTCTTGCGCTTGCTGGCGGAGAACGACGAAGTCTGCTGGCAGGCGGCGCAATTTCTGAGCCGGTATTGCAGCGATGCGTACAGCATCCTGCGCTCGGTGAACGCGGCGCACTCGTCCAGCCAAAAACTGGCGCGGCTGCTGCTGGAAGCATCCGTGATCGGCACCGGGACGCGCGCCGGCATCCGGGTGCATCTGCCATTCACCCACAAGGAGATCGCGGAAGCGATCGGGATGTCGCGCGAAACCGTGTGGCGCAAGCTGGTGGAGTTCCGGGCCATGGGGGTGGCGGTGCTGGAGGGCTCGGTATTATTGATCCGCAACAAAGCTGCGCTGCAGCGATTGGCCGGCCGGTAA
- a CDS encoding ABC transporter permease, with amino-acid sequence MPLLANSKRQSLLENVIMALDTLRNNKLRSALTLISIMVAVATLIAVVALLMGLDRNIQETIQGYGTNTAFFSALPTGPHFGRLTKEERTRKPISYDDYLAVRESCMACVHVTVSLFNDEPINTARYRGQEVTALDLRGATGEFFSVYANAIVAQGRAFTEPENLHHREVAVIGADVATGLYPGVNPIGKPVSVGGHEFEVLGVFEKPKGGLGGPDNSDRRLVIPYWTFHKYYPSAKQHGIRIEAAPGKLDVAIDESRVALRRSRRVMYDKRDDFEFATSESLIRDFHNIVGMVALAIIVIASVGMMIGGVGVMNIMLVSVTERTREIGVRKAMGARRRDIIWQFLTEAMVMAATGGLVGILVGYAISGAVNLFVPSLPTFVPAWAVLSSFTVATSVGLFFGMYPAVKAARMDPVVALRHE; translated from the coding sequence ATGCCGCTGTTGGCCAATTCGAAGCGCCAGAGCCTGCTCGAGAACGTGATCATGGCTCTGGACACGCTGCGCAATAACAAACTGCGCTCCGCGCTTACGCTGATCAGCATCATGGTCGCGGTTGCCACCCTCATTGCGGTGGTCGCGCTTCTCATGGGCCTGGACCGCAACATCCAGGAAACCATCCAGGGCTACGGCACCAATACCGCGTTCTTCTCAGCCCTACCCACCGGCCCCCACTTCGGACGCCTGACCAAGGAGGAGCGCACCCGCAAGCCCATCAGCTACGACGACTATCTCGCCGTCCGCGAATCCTGCATGGCCTGCGTCCACGTTACCGTCTCGCTGTTCAATGACGAGCCCATCAATACGGCGCGCTACCGGGGCCAGGAGGTCACCGCCCTGGACCTCCGCGGCGCCACCGGCGAGTTCTTTTCCGTGTACGCCAACGCCATCGTTGCCCAGGGCCGCGCCTTCACCGAACCCGAGAACCTTCACCATCGCGAGGTCGCCGTGATCGGCGCCGATGTCGCCACCGGCCTTTACCCGGGCGTGAATCCGATCGGCAAACCGGTGAGCGTCGGAGGTCATGAATTCGAGGTGCTGGGGGTCTTCGAAAAACCCAAGGGCGGCCTCGGTGGTCCCGATAACAGCGATCGCCGCCTTGTGATTCCCTATTGGACGTTCCACAAGTATTATCCCAGCGCCAAACAACACGGCATCCGTATCGAAGCTGCACCCGGCAAGCTCGACGTTGCCATCGACGAGTCTCGCGTCGCCCTGCGCCGCAGCCGCCGCGTCATGTACGACAAGCGCGACGACTTCGAGTTTGCCACCTCGGAATCCCTCATCCGCGACTTCCACAACATTGTCGGCATGGTGGCCCTGGCCATCATCGTCATCGCTTCCGTCGGCATGATGATCGGCGGTGTCGGGGTGATGAACATCATGCTGGTCAGCGTCACCGAGCGCACCCGCGAGATCGGCGTGCGCAAGGCTATGGGCGCGCGGCGGCGAGACATCATCTGGCAATTTCTCACCGAGGCCATGGTCATGGCGGCTACCGGCGGCCTCGTTGGCATTCTCGTGGGCTACGCCATCAGCGGGGCCGTGAACCTCTTCGTGCCCAGCCTGCCCACCTTTGTGCCAGCCTGGGCGGTCCTTTCCAGCTTCACCGTCGCCACCAGCGTTGGACTCTTTTTCGGCATGTATCCCGCGGTCAAGGCCGCCCGCATGGATCCCGTCGTCGCCCTGCGTCATGAATAG